Below is a genomic region from Betta splendens chromosome 8, fBetSpl5.4, whole genome shotgun sequence.
GTTATGATGTTTACttaattaaacaaagacttagatgttgcaacagtctcaaggGTGTAAACCCAAGGCAAGTAGgatttttaaatacaaaatcaCATGTCAATTGTTGTATCTATAAGTCAAAGGACAAGTATAGATAATATACCCATAAAAGAAAGATCagacagttaaaaaaaagctgattgtgtacacctgctctgatccGGACTCAACAGTGTAATGATTACTtgtcagtaatatgcatagagctgctatgGACAcagagcattaggagtttgacctgtcagtcaaactgctgctgaacTCAATCACccatctactgcagctgtgccatcaTCATGGAGACGGTGCTCCAAGGGCAGGAACCTccaacaaacaaatcaatatcAGCTTCACTGCATGAAGCTGATTTGCACCCatgcttgttacagcaaaaccataatggttatcacaaaaataacttcaatgagcattgtattattatttaagtTGTAGCAGCCCAGGGGAGCTATTCCTGCCCTGAGCTGCTAAGGCTTATGGGCAAAGCAACCGTTCTTGTGGttatagtgttatagttaaagttaggatttaagtaatgttataacttgaaagtttaattaatttaattgttgCGCAGTGATATGCTGGATGTGTGAAAAGCAAATGGGGTTTGTGCTCTGTTGAGAAAGCACCCCAAAAGAGACAACATCTCCTTGTCCCTCTGCATGCACAGGACTATCTCGAGTTGTGTAGTGTTTCAGGACACAGATTAGCATAGCTGTAGAGTTATTCAGTTATCTTAGTTCTTGTTCCTTACACATGTATGTGGGTGAATGTAAAGCAGTGTTAAAAAGCACTTTGAGAACGGTAAGACAGAGAAGCACTTTACATCTTTTTAGAAGTTGTATTACTCAACAACTTCAGTTCCCTGCTCCACTGACAGGGGCAGAGGAACTGCGTTGTTTATGTGTAAACTGTACCTGTTCTCTGAAATTCAGGGATTAACCCCCTGACCCCCAGCCAGCCCTGTGTATAACTTATTTCGCTTGCATAGCATTCCAGAACCGTACCTGTGGCCTGTGTGCAGTGTATGTGGAACCCTTTTCTTTTCCTACCATGCGATGGCGCCCTCGGCTGTTACGCGGCTCGTCCCTGAACCAAACCGTGAACCTGAACCGTAAAAACTGCTGAGCTGGTCAAGCAAGTTGGTCGGCAGCGTGTGGTCCTCCGTCCGTGACTCAGGACTCTGTGGAAATGGCCAAAGTGAACAGCGGTTCCTCCGGCTGTCGAGCCGTGGTCATGGCGGGAAAGTACCTGTCTAGCCCGGTCCTAAGCCGGAATTCTGGCGATCGGCAGCGGAGAATGTTCCGCCCCCAGCGACTCATGGTGAGCTCTGAAGCTACCGGCGTGAGAGGAAAGTCCGCGGCTTTGGCCCAGCAGGAACACCAGGGCTACTCCTCCGCTGCCGAGCGACATGTGCTGACGAAGCAGAACTTAGTTTACCGGGATGTGAGGGCTTTCCTCAGCGAGGTCGGCGGAGACCCCCGAGAGGCTCGGTACTGGCTAACCCAGTTCCAGAGAGCTAGCTCGGCTCAGTCGCCTGCTTTTGCCGTAATAGAGGTAGGATGTCATGAACTGTCATTCATTCTGTAGACAGCGTTGAAACCTTTGTCTCGAGTAAACCGCACAAGGTTTTTATTCgagagaaaagaacagagcTAGTCAAAAACGTGGTTAGTTGGGTTAAACCGATCCGTACCTTTGCAGGTGGACAGTTCAGTGTTTGACAGCGACATGGTTCAGAGTCTGGCGTTCGGGCTCTCCTTTCTGCAGCGTATGGATATGAAACCTGTGGTGGTCATGGCCTGGTCGGAGCAGGTGGATGCGCCACCTTGTGAACCGGTGGCCGGTTCTCGATGCAGCCAAGGACTCATCGAGCGGAGCCAGCAGCTAACTGAAGCCCTGCATCAGCACTCGGCTACCGTCCTGCCCTTTTTCTCTGCTGAatctttcctcctgctgcaggaagcgCCACAAGGAAGCAGGTGAGTACTGACAACAGATGGCGTTTACTGATGAAGCTGTTATGGAAATTAATCTGTGATACATGTTCAATAAGAAAGCTCCTATAACGTACTGTGTATAGTGATTGTGTACTTTTCACTTTGAATGTATGTTATGgttgaaaatatgtaaaatttgatttaaaaaaatcataaatacCTCTGCTGCTTCCATCTGTGTTCTTTGCActctttatttcctctctgACTACCTCTCTAGTAGTCCATCATCCATTGTCCTGGACACTAGTCTCCTCCAATGGTGTCTGGACTGTGGGTCGATCCCTTTGGTTTGCCCAGTGGGGAGGAACAGCCAAGGCTGCTCAGTAATGCTGGATTCGACAGAAGTGACAGCGAGTATTTCGCGATCACTGCAACCCCATAAAGTCATGTTCCTGAACATTTTAGGAGGCCTCCGCAGCCTTGGGCACAAGGTATGGTTGATGTTTTGTAGTAGACAGAGTTTAtactagggctgcaactaacaatATTCTTGACTAATCTGTCGATTAGTTTTTTTCGATTAATctgataaaaatgttttaaaatattattttatgttttgtggATTAGAAATCCCTTTAGGGTTTATTCTAACAAAtttttgattttgactctttaaatcttaaacaaaacacaaaatccagcgtttgaataataaagcttcaatatccaaaatataaataaacaaagcaagcatagagtttcTTTCCAAcgtgattttattttaatgctgctgttacatgtaGTGTCTGTACCATTTAAGTTGCGCTCTTCTATGTAGCGCTATGTAGCGAACGAGAATAtctttgtttgatatttaacgCTCAATATGAAGAAATTAGAACGCAgcctctctcctgctgccgcttggttTCTTTTGTCCGGCATTTCGCCAGCGACTGTGTTATTTTGCCATTttataagtgtgtgtttgtacaagTACACTGTAATTTTCCACTACTAACACtagttgtttgttttccaggtgATGGACTCTGTGTCTTTACCTAGTGACTTGCCCTGCCTCTCAACAGCACCTTGGCTTAGCATCGCTGAGCGCCGCAGAGTGATCACCATAGCCAGGCTGCTCAACCAGCTGCCAACCGAGTCCTCTGCAGTGATTACCTCCGCGGACACACTGCTGACAGAGCTGTTCAGCCACAGGGGTGAGAATGCTGACTAATAGAGTTTCTGCTATGTATACGTGTATACACGTGTTGTCTGTATTGAGGCATTACCTAAGTGGACACCCAACCAatgtgtctgtccatctgtgtcaggttctggtACACTCTTCAAAAATGGGGACCCCATACATCGGTAAGGTGCTAACATGCAGtatagaaggaaaaaaaatattatatataaatcaaACCTCAGTCACAACAAATGATCTTTCTGTGCCCAGGTATAGTTCTCTGAATGACATTGATGTGGCTCGGCTGTTCGCTCTCATCAACAAATCATTTGATAAAACTTTGAAGCATGATTATATCAACTCTCTGAAGGGACGACTGCATTCCATCTATCTCTCTGAAGGGTGTGTGAGTATATTTCTGTACATATGTAAAGTTTTACACACATCAGTATGTCAGATATAGAACTGAACTTAGTGAGTCTccttgatttaatttttttatttatatttgtttttccagctaCAGCGCAGCAGCTATCATCACCATGGAGCCAGTGAACAATGGCACCCCCTACCTGGACAAGTTTGTAGTGAGCAGCAGTAAGCAGGGCCAGGGCACAAGCCACATCCTCTGGGAGTGTATTAAGCAAGACTTGGGCAAGCTATTCTGGAGGTCTAGAGCCACCAACAGGATCAACCCCTGGTAAGGACTTTGTGTACTGCATGTATTTTTCCTCTTTTAATGGGCCACATTGATGGTAATGTCAGAAAGCTTGATCACAGTTGCAGGTTATGAACCAGAATAATAGCCCAAAACACAGCTAAAATCACGAAAGAATGGACACATTTATCTGCAACTTCCTATTGTAGTGATCACCGAGCTGTTAGCTCTGAAGTGCAAAGGGCTAACAGCTATCGGATAATGCAACACAAATAGGAACCTTACTGTAACTCATGGTTTTCATTGGGGTGGACCTGTGTGCAACCTTGCCGATTAGCTCTCTGTGTGGCTGTATTCGTTGGCAGTTACTGCAACACGGCAGTAGCACGATTAGATGTCTGTGTAGCTGATAACCGGGCAACCGTTATCTGGTTGTAGCTGACAGTATCAATCCACGACAGCACATTTCAACTAGAAATGATAAGTTTGATTCTTCTAACTCACTTGGATCTTTAACTCTGGAACAGTAAAGTCAATAAATAATTTtgagtcattcgttcattttgGTGCAGGCAACGCCGTGGCCCTCTTGTGGGCTACAGCGCCCACAATCACATACAGGTGGCTGCGGTtttcaaacactatatactgaagaaatcatggtttgcttcagcgacaaattataatacacaaaatgcCAAAAGCAAATCAAGTCATGTGAAAATCTAGgaaagcaaatacacaccactATGaagtgacttatgtcctgcatcttttATGCGACAGTCACAATGCGACAGTCACTTGGTagctgtcacatgacaaatgaacgaacAAACAATAAGTAAACGGTAAGGATCCATATGAACGAATCGTGGACGAACTGTAATGCTTgatgctcgccacagagcctaaGCTGTATATGATGAACGAGAAGAATGAACAAAACTGTGCAGCCagagaacaagtgaaagtaaaacttattttaacaattagtgagacttaaaaaaagaaaaagtaacaataagtctagttatttatttattacttcatGTGTCCAAAACAcgacattattattaataataataataataataataataataataataataataataataataataatattattattattattattattattattattattattattattattattattaataatattaatatattaataataataacaataatcatGTTATTCGTggttaattgcttaactgtaaaatagtttaataactaattAACCGGTCAGAACCAAAATATTGTAAtgtaaggtaataaattacagtggtagcagtccAAAGTGGcaagcgtttttactgcagtactgttgcgtcgccacggtgcaatGGGTGCGTTgctgactaaggatttttaatcctgcagttGGCTGgcaaacctattttactatgaagtatctgttgtgtgctcaaatgtggggagtatgaagcacTCTCCAAGAAAATGTGTCGCATTCACATTGAGACATTATCTATGACTAGTCATTCTACAGGGGCATGCCCATGTCCTCCTCGAACCCACTAGAACCCACTGCTCTGACATCTGGTAGAAGATATTGGcctatttaggttttaaaataatgaatgttttccagtagttgtcatttttacgtaaataaccttAATAATCATGGGTGATGCAATTCTTTTTTCAGCAGCTGTAGATCTGTTGAATTCCATAACGTAACaacagaactcagcagatcccCTTATTATTGCTGCAACATATTTATTCCTATTTTCCTCACCtcacttcattgttttaaatgagtGGGGGAGCTTTCCCCTCACGGTTACGTTACGTTACTGTACACCTACTGTAGACTACAGCAGCAAACTGACTCTTGAAAGCTTTAGAGATGCCTACATGATTCTTTGCCGCAGCAGAAAAACCTCGGTTGGATTCTTCTCAGTCAAACAGTCCTGTAACACGGACTACAGGCAAAGACAGTCTCTGGCAGACTCATACCTCCACCTGAGAAGAACAGTTCAACTAACGTGAAGTCTTGTGAGTAGGAACATTCAGTGTTTTTTCACTGTCCACTAGTGTAGCCTATTTGTTAGCTAACCAAGGTTAGCATTAAGGTAACTACTTTGGTTTTGCGAAAATTCTAAGTGGTGTAAGTGGTAACTGAgtatgacctgtcagtcacacgttAGCGAACGTGTTTTTGCTTCATAGGATGTTGGTTAGTGGTAAAAAAACGTTGTTTAACTGAAtgtgacctgtcagtcacatgttAGCTAACTTAGCAACATGTCTTTGCTTCATAGGACGTTTGTTAGAGGAAAACGTTTTAACTACATGTAGCCATGTAAGCTAATTGACCAACAATATCACCAGAAGCTTTGTGAAGTTTAATATATGTAAGGTACTTTTTCTGTGTGTcctttgtattttgctgttgttCTCGTTACTGTCATCTCCCGTGCATTTGTTAGGCAAAAatgttctgctttgtgtttccgAACACTATTCCAACAGACACAAATGCCTGGAAGAAGTCTTCCATCATCTTGGGGAATGATTGTTCCACGTTCTTGAAGACTTGCACTGTAAGTCTTTAAAGTTATTGTAAAGGCTCACGGTGGTGATGTAAGTAGATAAGGACTCAAGTTAGCATGAAGGATATTTATGGGCTTGCAGTTTTGTCTtatgtcttgttttgtcttaTTGCTTTATGaaataacgttttttttttcttgggtttACAACCAGTATACTACATGTCTAATCATAGTACATGAATGAAATATGTACTGCTATACTAACAGTTTTCTATTTTAGGATGTAACTGACAAGGACTCGTACAGTGAAACACCAGCGGGAATCCCGAAAATCCTCAGCTCAACCCATCCAGACTGGGAATTATCTTGGATGGGAATGTGGTAATGAATGAACTGGCCAATCTGCCtcacattttctatttttggAATTGTCAACTGCTCCACCTGGACTACCCTACATacataaaaaacacttttaccttttgttcagcagctgatgTAATGCTCAAGATGGGTAGAAGTGATTGTTCTCTTAAAattcaaacactgaaaaatcCATCTATGGCTAGTTCTGATATTTCATttcttagtttgtgatgttacactgTTTGGTACTATATACGTTTTTAGTATATTGTAtggcatagttacagtatgtctggttgGGAGTTGCATTACATTgggggcttctgtttattatattcaaatgacAGATACATGGGAAATCATGTATTTTGTAAACTGTATTACTTTTGGTTAGGCAAGATTAAAGTAGGGGGTCTTCCTGCTCTTGAAACAGTCTGGTAAATGctgattttgaattttaaatgaattagaacaagaatacatttgttttgagtgtctcTATGATTTCAGTGGTgaggtttatttaatttaaataaaaaatgttgcCTAGCTCCCTTGACCTAGCTTAAGATACTAAGTAAATCCACTgaattaatataaatgttttgttgtaaatTCCCATTGTTCCTGTTGCTATACCGCCACCTTACATTTTTAAGCCAGGCATCTCAGGGGACAGCTAAGGGGTCCTAGAAAACGGTTGCCATAGAGACGTAATGTCATGGTTTTTACTGACCGTCAATTTTCGGGTCTGCATTCATGACGACTGTGGGTGGACAATCCGTTGATAGTCGACAGTTATTTTGATTGCCATGTGGATTGGTCCGTGGAAATTTACCGCAATGGTTTATATGTATACATACAGAACTGGTTCCGCATGTTAGCTAGTAGTTAGCTCGTCTGAGCTAGTACTACTTATTTTACGAAAGAAAGTAGGTCCTTCACTCTTTGTTATATAGATGATGTTCCAGCGATAATATGCTCATACAGTCCAGCTCAataattaacatgttttttgGTTAAATTAATTAGATAATTATTGCACTGAATGTTAAAGGtccaaaattcactttttggacattctggtacgtttatttgactccctacGTCACATttagacactcctggtgtgttagaagtacgccccctacttatttcacatttttgagagtttatccaatccggttcaagaaccatcgtttcaaatttggcggactggatacgtctgcattcgcttgaccaatcacagaaccagcttaacccccccccccccccccccccagacaaagCTGGagccctaaatgtacctgaaacattaaaaagtcactcactgcgcagtctaccataggaggtggcgctaatgcacttTTCAGTTGGtcgccacccgccatttaaaagacaaaaagaagaagtcattCAGGTTAaggaagcgcccacttgctgcttccccaaatgtaagtacatgcttaatacttatttgatgtatgtactccagaagtttctctgtttatgtttatatgtagcttccctcctgtgtaaggaaggctaattgctagaaccgttgaatctaacagctacagcgacagagagagacagtgttgcaaggtgctgacacgcaatttggatgagtccaagcctctccagcatttgtccggttcgaatcgtgggatgtatggtactgaggtcattcactcagctcacattatagcggCTAGTGCGATAGTAGCGCTGCTTTAGtggctagcgttagcggctagcgctagtaagttgtgagagtcagctgtgtttctaattactaccgagcctgtcatgTGTATATTGTAGCCAGAGTATATTGTAGGctgacccgtgaatttgggttattgcaagttctatctaagtctaacgtgtgttgttgcttatcttgTCAACTACTTatgctgtaaacgtgacatgttttttatacaggctgacgcatgccagctaccgaaacacGAGAAgattgcttctcaaactgacacgcagctaccttgtagaagagtagaagagtgctcacctcagaagcaaaggtatgtacatttaacagcagtataatcatttgttggccaatatgcagttttatttgacagagaatttgcatttcacatttcagtagttgtggtattcataatctgatctatattattgtccatgtatttactctgtatgcagttggtcaacttattttgatattttagtctgttgacgggtaatttgtaactaagattatgtggaaaatgtgatggagaccatcttcaataaagtcctgctggactcaggttgctctatggaggaccttgtaaacatccctgtcccaccggccctctgagcagaatttgagcaacctgacagaaaggaggtcattaatgtcatgctaagatttaacaaaccagcactataaaagctaagttgaaaacgtgtttgctccacacaccattaaaactgatctaactacctctatttattgtttagatctgtaaaggttgtgagatacataggaa
It encodes:
- the nags gene encoding N-acetylglutamate synthase, mitochondrial isoform X1, yielding MAKVNSGSSGCRAVVMAGKYLSSPVLSRNSGDRQRRMFRPQRLMVSSEATGVRGKSAALAQQEHQGYSSAAERHVLTKQNLVYRDVRAFLSEVGGDPREARYWLTQFQRASSAQSPAFAVIEVDSSVFDSDMVQSLAFGLSFLQRMDMKPVVVMAWSEQVDAPPCEPVAGSRCSQGLIERSQQLTEALHQHSATVLPFFSAESFLLLQEAPQGSSSPSSIVLDTSLLQWCLDCGSIPLVCPVGRNSQGCSVMLDSTEVTASISRSLQPHKVMFLNILGGLRSLGHKVMDSVSLPSDLPCLSTAPWLSIAERRRVITIARLLNQLPTESSAVITSADTLLTELFSHRGSGTLFKNGDPIHRYSSLNDIDVARLFALINKSFDKTLKHDYINSLKGRLHSIYLSEGYSAAAIITMEPVNNGTPYLDKFVVSSSKQGQGTSHILWECIKQDLGKLFWRSRATNRINPWYFKHCDGSFVNGMWTVFWFGLSDIRDSYALVEYAKNLPDSFQTSSLTSSQQSPPHAAGF
- the nags gene encoding N-acetylglutamate synthase, mitochondrial isoform X4, which translates into the protein MAKVNSGSSGCRAVVMAGKYLSSPVLSRNSGDRQRRMFRPQRLMVSSEATGVRGKSAALAQQEHQGYSSAAERHVLTKQNLVYRDVRAFLSEVGGDPREARYWLTQFQRASSAQSPAFAVIEVDSSVFDSDMVQSLAFGLSFLQRMDMKPVVVMAWSEQVDAPPCEPVAGSRCSQGLIERSQQLTEALHQHSATVLPFFSAESFLLLQEAPQGSSSPSSIVLDTSLLQWCLDCGSIPLVCPVGRNSQGCSVMLDSTEVTASISRSLQPHKVMFLNILGGLRSLGHKVMDSVSLPSDLPCLSTAPWLSIAERRRVITIARLLNQLPTESSAVITSADTLLTELFSHRGSGTLFKNGDPIHRYSSLNDIDVARLFALINKSFDKTLKHDYINSLKGRLHSIYLSEGYSAAAIITMEPVNNGTPYLDKFVVSSSKQGQGTSHILWECIKQDLGKLFWRSRATNRINPCHVEPQYKDGRGAAPEPWVDP
- the nags gene encoding N-acetylglutamate synthase, mitochondrial isoform X3 translates to MAKVNSGSSGCRAVVMAGKYLSSPVLSRNSGDRQRRMFRPQRLMVSSEATGVRGKSAALAQQEHQGYSSAAERHVLTKQNLVYRDVRAFLSEVGGDPREARYWLTQFQRASSAQSPAFAVIEVDSSVFDSDMVQSLAFGLSFLQRMDMKPVVVMAWSEQVDAPPCEPVAGSRCSQGLIERSQQLTEALHQHSATVLPFFSAESFLLLQEAPQGSSSPSSIVLDTSLLQWCLDCGSIPLVCPVGRNSQGCSVMLDSTEVTASISRSLQPHKVMFLNILGGLRSLGHKVMDSVSLPSDLPCLSTAPWLSIAERRRVITIARLLNQLPTESSAVITSADTLLTELFSHRGSGTLFKNGDPIHRYSSLNDIDVARLFALINKSFDKTLKHDYINSLKGRLHSIYLSEGYSAAAIITMEPVNNGTPYLDKFVVSSSKQGQGTSHILWECIKQDLGKLFWRSRATNRINPWLTHASYRNTRRLLLKLTRSYLVEE
- the nags gene encoding N-acetylglutamate synthase, mitochondrial isoform X2 — encoded protein: MAKVNSGSSGCRAVVMAGKYLSSPVLSRNSGDRQRRMFRPQRLMVSSEATGVRGKSAALAQQEHQGYSSAAERHVLTKQNLVYRDVRAFLSEVGGDPREARYWLTQFQRASSAQSPAFAVIEVDSSVFDSDMVQSLAFGLSFLQRMDMKPVVVMAWSEQVDAPPCEPVAGSRCSQGLIERSQQLTEALHQHSATVLPFFSAESFLLLQEAPQGSSPSSIVLDTSLLQWCLDCGSIPLVCPVGRNSQGCSVMLDSTEVTASISRSLQPHKVMFLNILGGLRSLGHKVMDSVSLPSDLPCLSTAPWLSIAERRRVITIARLLNQLPTESSAVITSADTLLTELFSHRGSGTLFKNGDPIHRYSSLNDIDVARLFALINKSFDKTLKHDYINSLKGRLHSIYLSEGYSAAAIITMEPVNNGTPYLDKFVVSSSKQGQGTSHILWECIKQDLGKLFWRSRATNRINPWYFKHCDGSFVNGMWTVFWFGLSDIRDSYALVEYAKNLPDSFQTSSLTSSQQSPPHAAGF
- the nags gene encoding N-acetylglutamate synthase, mitochondrial isoform X5 — its product is MAKVNSGSSGCRAVVMAGKYLSSPVLSRNSGDRQRRMFRPQRLMVSSEATGVRGKSAALAQQEHQGYSSAAERHVLTKQNLVYRDVRAFLSEVGGDPREARYWLTQFQRASSAQSPAFAVIEVDSSVFDSDMVQSLAFGLSFLQRMDMKPVVVMAWSEQVDAPPCEPVAGSRCSQGLIERSQQLTEALHQHSATVLPFFSAESFLLLQEAPQGSSSPSSIVLDTSLLQWCLDCGSIPLVCPVGRNSQGCSVMLDSTEVTASISRSLQPHKVMFLNILGGLRSLGHKVMDSVSLPSDLPCLSTAPWLSIAERRRVITIARLLNQLPTESSAVITSADTLLTELFSHRGSGTLFKNGDPIHRYSSLNDIDVARLFALINKSFDKTLKHDYINSLKGRLHSIYLSEGYSAAAIITMEPVNNGTPYLDKFVVSSSKQGQGTSHILWECIKQDLGKLFWRSRATNRINP